In a single window of the Gossypium hirsutum isolate 1008001.06 chromosome D02, Gossypium_hirsutum_v2.1, whole genome shotgun sequence genome:
- the LOC107927804 gene encoding uncharacterized protein isoform X4 yields MGNEMGNNNTSGFQEENNTVDNKSVQEFDHADGLKGQNHVVQAILDTDSQTANKEEDEKTQEDAARTDYEQEQNHEVVVSEDVYVNGKDEKEEDTNMIPVDKELSMIESGYEEEAKGQGHLVPAAEDKDTRNETESATLQHDGLASPCIKDGEHDEKEQDSSTILDVEEMPLKEAARTEETNAEACLVPAGGDESTCGTETGQVSGDRGGKEYPSVDKQKPDEKEEDITVNDETEEQSSQEAANTDETNAEACLVPAGGDESNRGTETGQVSGDRGGMEYPSVDKQTPDEKEEDITVNDETEEQSSQEAASTDVLDRQVQLLPVVEDKATHGNQIGFVTSDPEGTADLNGDNPKEHEKEEDTNMIQVDKENSMKEAGYADDAEGQDHLVPAAEDTNTRGNETESVSLEHDGLASPHIEDSEHEEKEQDTSTILEVEEIPLKEAAITDETNAEARLAPAGGDESTHGTETGLVFDDHDGTEYPCIDKQKHDEKEDITINDEAAERSSQEAANTDVLATVEDKATHGNEIGLDSTEPEGTADLQSDNPEEHETEMNNTNAEPQEKPLAKDDIEEKNPTIRAAEGEDYNKTEAVSASGDPVVVGDTPDNKILEGQEQGKTELDPPAESTEVDAKPGEVVGGSETEPTSSTKNLEDQEMEKESNFEENLSGRNHDVENQNPMKKDEEASNSLSGAASSLEPDEHELAEICTELLVLECNGPVKSEDMIIPSLTCQDQENGFILDDSVSTDPVETVSPDLSPEAGKGRDEFLVEEMAIKEVSRDEKLELKDGDDEAGNGLGTITTVMTDLPTGIGAKCNGELPSEMNSAKNDSIESQNILVEASETELEDKGMVLSQKGASVEEESENGNAKQSHCQVQSAQEATEKPNGQGSEEGSKDDDQSALSPQFMMNGRQKEKITCLLNADCDSNKDCQFLQAKILENGHMVDASINHQKQQKDSQQEVQLVTDSSDTFFMDQMNKEESEEKKIIEEKKDSNPIENGKQCISQSYDPIEQMQGSVMAEVKQEPLWDLSEYPKPIPLTMIDTTPKQCSKQCANGETPQVVAIANGDYNNQRESVGRFSLESNPDTINSQMRKSPSFDLDLRIHARAEDSDQTPLLYQDKTTIESFSTQAEEKANTENGENPSQYESMATEEKAVTLERSDSEKSRTPFLGFLKEDEEEADEHNMLMEKNPKKQGNQSATNKTTTKVSTSVTTKGKVKRKPITAFFGTCMCCATVTN; encoded by the exons ATGGGAAATGAAATGGGGAACAACAACACTTCTGGGTTTCAAG AAGAAAATAACACAGTTGATAATAAATCTGTACAAGAATTTGATCACGCAGATGGTTTGAAAGGACAAAATCATGTAGTTCAAGCAATTCTAGATACTGATTCTCAAACAGCAAATAAAG AAGAAGACGAGAAAACTCAGGAAGATGCTGCTCGAACAGATTACGAACAGGAACAAAATCATGAAGTTGTTGTATCTGaagatgtatatgtaaatggaaAAGATGAAAAAG AAGAAGATACTAACATGATTCCAGTAGATAAGGAACTTTCAATGATAGAATCTGGTTATGAAGAAGAGGCAAAAGGGCAAGGTCATTTAGTACCTGCAGCTGAGGATAAAGATACTCGAAATGAGACGGAATCTGCTACTCTTCAACATGATGGCCTAGCATCTCCTTGTATAAAGGACGGGGAGCATGATGAGAAAG AACAAGATAGTAGCACAATTCTTGATGTAGAGGAAATGCCCTTGAAAGAAGCTGCTAGGACAGAAGAAACAAATGCAGAAGCTTGCCTAGTTCCTGCAGGTGGAGATGAAAGTACTTGTGGAACCGAGACAGGCCAGGTTTCCGGTGATCGTGGTGGAAAGGAATATCCAAGTGTTGACAAGCAGAAACCTGATGAGAAag AAGAAGATATTACTGTAAATGATGAAACTGAGGAACAATCCTCACAAGAAGCTGCTAATACAGATGAAACAAATGCAGAAGCTTGCCTAGTTCCGGCAGGTGGAGATGAAAGTAATCGTGGAACTGAGACAGGCCAGGTTTCTGGTGATCGTGGTGGAATGGAATATCCAAGTGTTGATAAACAGACACCTGATGAGAAAG AAGAAGATATTACTGTAAATGATGAAACTGAGGAACAATCCTCACAAGAAGCTGCTAGCACAGATGTATTAGATAGACAAGTTCAACTACTTCCTGTAGTTGAAGATAAAGCTACTCATGGGAATCAAATAGGCTTTGTTACTAGTGATCCCGAGGGAACCGCAGATCTTAATGGTGACAATCCGAAAGAGCATGAGAAAG AAGAAGATACTAACATGATTCAAGTAGATAAGGAAAATTCCATGAAAGAAGCTGGTTATGCAGATGATGCAGAAGGACAAGATCATTTAGTTCCAGCAGCTGAGGATACAAATACTCGGGGAAATGAGACGGAATCAGTTTCTCTTGAACATGATGGCCTAGCATCTCCCCATATTGAGGACTCGGAGCACGAAGAGAAAG AACAAGATACTAGCACAATTCTTGAAGTAGAGGAAATACCCCTGAAAGAAGCTGCTATTACAGATGAAACAAATGCAGAAGCTCGCCTAGCTCCTGCAGGTGGAGATGAGAGTACTCATGGAACTGAGACAGGGCTGGTTTTCGATGATCATGATGGAACGGAATATCCATGTATTGACAAGCAGAAACATGATGAGAAAG AAGATATTACCATAAATGATGAAGCTGCAGAACGATCCTCACAAGAAGCTGCTAACACAGATGTATTAGCTACAGTTGAAGATAAAGCTACTCATGGAAATGAAATAGGCTTGGATTCTACTGAACCCGAGGGAACCGCAGATCTTCAGAGTGACAATCCGGAAGAGCATGAGACAG AAATGAACAacacaaatgctgaacctcaagAGAAACCTCTAGCAAAAGATGATATTGAAGAAAAAAATCCAACAATTCGTGCAGCTGAAGGTGAAGATTATAATAAAACAGAGGCCGTATCGGCTTCTGGTGACCCTGTGGTAGTAGGAGATACTCCTGATAACAAGATATTGGAAGGGCAAG AACAAGGAAAAACTGAACTTGATCCTCCAGCTGAATCTACAGAAGTTGATGCAAAACCAGGTGAAGTAGTTGGAGGCAGTGAAACCGAACCAACTTCTTCAACTAAGAACTTGGAAGATCAAGAGATGGAAAAAGAGTCAAATTTCGAGGAGAATCTGTCTGGAAGAAATCATGATGTTGAGAACCAGAATCCCATGAAGAAAG ATGAGGAGGCAAGCAACTCACTATCTGGTGCAGCATCTTCACTCGAGCCTGATGAGCATGAGTTGGCTGAAATCTGCACTGAACTACTGGTACTAGAGTGTAATGGGCCAGTGAAGAGTGAGGATATGATCATACCATCTTTGACGTGCCAAGATCAGGAAAATGGTTTCATTTTAGATGATAGCGTATCAACGGATCCGGTCGAGACTGTTTCTCCTGATCTAAGTCCGGAGGCAGGAAAAGGAAGGGATGAGTTCTTGGTGGAAGAAATGGCAATTAAAGAAGTGAGCAGGGATGAGAAACTTGAACTTAAAGATGGGGATGATGAGGCTGGGAATGGATTAGGAACTATAACCACAGTAATGACAGATTTGCCAACAGGAATTGGAGCCAAATGCAATGGAGAGTTGCCAAGTGAGATGAACTCAGCTAAAAATGATTCCATTGAATCACAGAACATCCTGGTTGAAGCTTCCGAAACCGAGCTCGAAGACAAAGGCATGGTTCTTAGCCAAAAAGGTGCATCGGTAGAGGAGGAATCTGAAAATGGAAATGCCAAGCAGTCTCATTGCCAGGTTCAATCTGCACAGGAGGCAACTGAAAAACCAAATGGCCAGGGGTCTGAAGAAGGATCAAAAGATGATGATCAAAGCGCCTTGTCACCTCAGTTTATGATGAATGGCCGTCAGAAAGAGAAAATAACATGTCTGCTCAATGCTGATTGTGATTCAAACAAGGACTGTCAATTTCTGCAGGCAAAGATTCTTGAGAATGGTCACATGGTTGATGCATCTATTAACCACCAGAAACAACAAAAGGACTCACAACAAGAAGTTCAATTGGTCACTGATTCTTCAGACACCTTTTTCATGGATCAAATGAACAAAGAGGAAtcagaagagaaaaaaattatagaagaaaagaaagattcaAATCCCATTGAAAATGGAAAGCAGTGTATATCTCAATCATATGATCCTATAGAACAGATGCAGGGAAGTGTCATGGCAGAAGTAAAGCAAGAACCTTTATGGGATCTTTCAGAATATCCAAAACCAATTCCATTAACAATGATtgacactacaccaaaacagtgTAGTAAACAATGTGCAAATGGTGAAACACCTCAAGTTGTTGCCATTGCCAATGGTGATTATAATAACCAAAGAGAAAGTGTGGGAAGGTTCAGCCTGGAATCCAATCCTGATACCATTAATTCTCAAATGAGAAAATCCCCAAGCTTTGATCTTGATCTCAGAATCCATGCAAGAGCTGAAGACTCAGATCAAACACCTTTGCTGTATCAAGATAAGACCACCATTGAGAGCTTCTCGACCCAAGCTGAGGAGAAAGCCAACACTGAAAACGGTGAAAACCCATCACAGTACGAATCAATGGCTACTGAGGAGAAAGCTGTAACATTAGAAAGAAGTGATTCGGAGAAGTCAAGAACCCCATTCCTGGGATTCttgaaagaagatgaagaagaagctGATGAACATAACATGTTAATGGAGAAGAACCCAAAGAAACAAGGCAACCAATCTGCAACAAACAAGACAACCACAAAGGTTTCAACATCTGTTACAACAAAAGGTAAAGTGAAACGCAAGCCTATTACTGCTTTCTTTGGCACCTGCATGTGTTGTGCAACTGTgacaaattaa